In Treponema sp. OMZ 798, the following proteins share a genomic window:
- a CDS encoding DUF2004 domain-containing protein, protein MKEIQHKYFGILNLETDDDVSVIWEKEINGIQVWLWYSNSGEVPDVLLDSYAQFLVDLDEKIKEGRRAIIEYLNNDRHYIDFHIEELDLDDLPSDTTDFANQMSITNLGLWINNTPHITMDFMINPDLSDEILCVKFGKDAKIIDIAWES, encoded by the coding sequence ATGAAAGAAATTCAACATAAGTATTTCGGTATTTTAAACCTTGAAACCGATGACGATGTATCGGTAATTTGGGAGAAAGAAATTAATGGAATTCAAGTTTGGCTGTGGTATAGTAATAGCGGAGAAGTGCCGGATGTTTTGCTGGATAGCTATGCACAATTTCTTGTAGATTTAGACGAGAAAATCAAGGAAGGCCGCCGTGCTATTATCGAATACTTAAACAATGACAGGCACTATATTGACTTTCATATCGAAGAGTTGGACTTAGATGACTTACCAAGCGATACAACTGATTTTGCAAATCAAATGAGCATAACGAATCTGGGTTTGTGGATAAATAATACTCCGCACATCACAATGGATTTTATGATTAATCCGGATTTAAGCGACGAGATACTATGCGTGAAGTTCGGCAAAGATGCGAAAATAATCGACATTGCATGGGAAAGCTGA